A section of the Pseudomonas prosekii genome encodes:
- the msrP gene encoding protein-methionine-sulfoxide reductase catalytic subunit MsrP — protein sequence MLIKIPKASDCHESDVTPESIYLSRRHVLGAAVAGLAVSSLPRWAQADDAARYADVEPGKAPSWFADKLPSTKWGAVNVKDEAITPFKDATHYNNFYEFGTDKGDPAANAGALKTEPWSVVIDGEVGKPGRYALEDFMKPYQLEERIYRLRCVEAWSMVIPWIGFPISALLKQVEPTSSAKYIRFETLEDSKSMPGQRSGFALIDWPYVEGLRLDEAMNPLAILAVGMYGRELPNQNGAPLRLVVPWKYGFKSIKSIVRISLVSEQPKTTWQSIAADEYGFYANVNPTVDHPRWTQARERRLPSGLFKPNVRDTQMFNGYSDEVASLYAGLDLRKNY from the coding sequence ATGCTGATCAAAATCCCCAAAGCGTCCGACTGCCATGAGTCGGACGTGACGCCTGAATCCATTTATCTGTCTCGTCGCCATGTGCTCGGTGCTGCCGTGGCCGGCCTCGCCGTGAGCAGCCTGCCGCGTTGGGCACAAGCCGACGATGCGGCGCGTTATGCCGATGTCGAGCCGGGCAAGGCGCCTTCCTGGTTTGCCGATAAGCTTCCTTCGACCAAATGGGGCGCGGTCAACGTCAAGGATGAGGCGATCACGCCGTTCAAGGACGCGACCCATTACAACAACTTCTATGAGTTCGGCACCGACAAGGGTGACCCGGCCGCCAACGCTGGCGCGCTGAAAACCGAGCCGTGGAGTGTGGTCATCGACGGGGAAGTGGGTAAGCCGGGGCGCTACGCGCTCGAAGACTTCATGAAACCTTATCAACTGGAGGAGCGAATCTATCGCCTGCGCTGCGTTGAGGCGTGGTCGATGGTAATTCCGTGGATCGGTTTCCCGATCTCGGCGTTGCTCAAGCAAGTTGAGCCAACCTCCAGCGCCAAATACATTCGCTTCGAAACGCTGGAAGACTCGAAAAGCATGCCGGGGCAGCGCTCTGGTTTTGCCCTGATCGACTGGCCTTATGTCGAAGGGTTGCGTCTGGATGAGGCGATGAATCCGTTGGCGATTCTGGCGGTGGGCATGTACGGCCGCGAGTTGCCAAATCAAAACGGTGCGCCGTTGCGTTTGGTAGTGCCGTGGAAGTATGGGTTCAAGAGCATCAAATCGATCGTGCGCATCAGTCTCGTCAGCGAACAACCGAAGACGACCTGGCAGAGCATTGCCGCGGATGAGTATGGTTTTTATGCGAACGTGAATCCCACGGTCGATCATCCGCGCTGGACTCAGGCGCGCGAGCGGCGTTTGCCGAGTGGTCTGTTTAAACCGAATGTGCGCGATACCCAGATGTTCAATGGTTACTCAGACGAAGTCGCTTCTTTATATGCAGGTCTCGATTTGCGGAAGAACTATTGA
- the msrQ gene encoding protein-methionine-sulfoxide reductase heme-binding subunit MsrQ: MRFAFWRVFVFIAIAVWPLVWLYQAWADMLGPDPGKVLVDRLGLGTLVLLLITLSMTPLQKLTGWAGWIAVRRQLGLWCFAYVFLHLCGYTAFILGFDWSQLGVELRKRPYIIVGALAFLCLLALAVTSNRYSQRRLGTRWKKLHRLVYVILGLGLLHMLWIVRADLKEWAVYASIGALLMLLRLPPVARRIPRLIGKKPASARKA, translated from the coding sequence ATGCGTTTCGCGTTTTGGCGGGTTTTTGTCTTTATAGCTATCGCGGTCTGGCCGCTCGTTTGGTTGTATCAAGCCTGGGCGGATATGCTCGGGCCAGACCCGGGCAAGGTACTGGTTGATCGCTTGGGATTGGGCACGCTTGTCCTTCTGTTGATTACGCTAAGCATGACGCCGCTGCAGAAGCTCACCGGTTGGGCGGGGTGGATTGCTGTCCGGCGCCAGTTGGGGTTGTGGTGTTTTGCGTATGTGTTCCTGCACTTGTGCGGGTATACGGCGTTCATTCTCGGCTTTGACTGGTCGCAATTGGGCGTGGAGCTGCGCAAGCGGCCGTACATTATCGTCGGGGCGCTGGCGTTTCTCTGTTTGCTGGCGTTGGCAGTGACGTCCAATCGCTACAGTCAGCGGCGCCTGGGCACACGTTGGAAGAAACTGCATCGCCTCGTTTATGTGATTCTCGGGCTCGGTTTGCTGCATATGTTGTGGATCGTGCGCGCGGACCTCAAGGAATGGGCTGTTTATGCTTCTATAGGTGCGTTGCTGATGCTGCTGCGTCTGCCGCCCGTAGCGCGGCGAATCCCGCGTTTAATAGGTAAGAAGCCTGCTTCGGCGAGAAAGGCGTAA